The following coding sequences lie in one Benincasa hispida cultivar B227 chromosome 6, ASM972705v1, whole genome shotgun sequence genomic window:
- the LOC120080271 gene encoding profilin-4, which translates to MSWQTYVDDHLMCDIDGQGQHLTAAAIVGHDGSVWAQSASFPQFKSEEITGIMKDFDEPGHLAPTGLHLGGTKYMVIQGEPGAVIRGKKGSGGITVKKTGQALVFGIYEEPVTPGQCNMVVERLGDYLVDQGL; encoded by the exons ATGTCGTGGCAAACATATGTCGATGATCATTTGATGTGCGACATTGATGGCCAAGGCCAGCACCTCACCGCCGCTGCCATTGTCGGCCACGATGGTAGCGTCTGGGCTCAGAGTGCCTCATTTCCTCAG TTCAAGTCTGAGGAGATCACTGGAATCATGAAGGATTTTGATGAACCAGGTCACCTTGCACCTACTGGATTACACCTTGGAGGTACAAAGTATATGGTAATCCAAGGAGAGCCTGGAGCAGTCATCCGTGGAAAGAAG GGGTCTGGAGGAATTACCGTAAAGAAGACTGGTCAAGCTCTAGTCTTTGGAATTTATGAAGAACCTGTTACTCCAGGACAGTGCAACATGGTCGTTGAGAGGCTGGGTGATTACCTCGTCGATCAGGGTCTGTAG
- the LOC120080304 gene encoding profilin-1 codes for MSWQVYVDDHLMCEIEGNHLTSAAIIGQDGSVWAKSEHFPQLKPEEITGILNDFNEPGTLAPTGLYIGGSKYMVIQGEPGAVIRGKKGPGGVTVKKTGLALVIGIYDEPMAPGQCNMIVERLGDYLIEQGL; via the exons ATGTCGTGGCAAGTTTACGTCGATGATCATTTGATGTGCGAAATTGAGGGCAATCACCTCACATCTGCAGCCATTATCGGCCAAGACGGCAGCGTTTGGGCTAAAAGCGAACATTTCCCTCAG CTCAAGCCTGAAGAAATTACTGGCATCTTGAATGATTTCAATGAACCCGGGACGCTTGCTCCAACTGGTTTGTACATTGGTGGTTCAAAATATATGGTAATCCAAGGGGAGCCTGGAGCTGTTATTCGTGGGAAGAAG GGCCCTGGTGGGGTTACTGTTAAGAAGACTGGTCTGGCTTTAGTCATTGGCATCTATGATGAACCAATGGCTCCTGGTCAGTGCAATATGATTGTTGAAAGGCTTGGGGATTATCTCATTGAACAGGGCCTCTAA
- the LOC120080172 gene encoding mitogen-activated protein kinase kinase 6 → MKTKTPLKQLKLSVPVQETTIRSFLTASGTFHDGNLLLNQKGLRLISEEKEAQTTDCKELDADFSLEDLETVKVIGKGSGGVVQLVRHKWVGKLFALKVIQMNIQEDIRKQIVQELKINQAAQCPHIVVCYHSFYHNGAISLVLEYMDRGSLADVIRQVKTILEPYLAVVCKQVLQGLVYLHHERHVIHRDIKPSNLLVNHKGEVKITDFGVSAMLASSMGQRDTFVGTYNYMSPERISGGTYDYSSDIWSLGLVVLECAIGRFPYLQSEEQQSWPSFYELLEAIVAKPPPSAPPDQFSPEFCSFVSACIKKDPKERSSSLDLLNHPFIKKFEEKDIDVGILVGSLDPPVSFPR, encoded by the exons ATGAAGACTAAGACGCCATTGAAGCAACTCAAGCTTTCTGTTCCTGTTCAAGAAACTACCATCCGTTCTTTCCT GACTGCGAGTGGAACATTTCACGACGGCAATCTACTACTGAATCAGAAAGGATTACGGCTTATATCTGAAGAGAAAGAAGCGCAG ACTACAGATTGTAAGGAGCTTGATGCTGATTTCTCATTGGAAGATCTAGAGACCGTGAAAGTTATTGGAAAAGGAAGTGGAGGTGTAGTACAACTTGTTCGACACAAATGGGTTGGGAAACTTTTTGCCTTAAAG GTAATCCAGATGAACATACAAGAGGATATCCGTAAACAGATAGTACAGGAACTGAAAATAAATCAAGCAGCACAATGTCCACATATTGTGGTCTGCTATCATTCTTTCTACCACAATGGTGCCATTTCTCTTGTGCTAGAATACATGGATCGAGGTTCTCTAGCTGATGTAATCAGACAAGTCAAAACAATTCTTGAACCATATCTTGCAGTTGTTTGTAAACAG GTTTTACAAGGTCTTGTTTACTTACATCATGAGAGACATGTTATACACAGAGACATCAAGCCATCCAATCTACTTGTGAATCATAAAGGTGAGGTCAAAATAACTGATTTTGGAGTAAGTGCAATGCTAGCAAGTTCTATGGGCCAGAGAGATACATTTGTAGGGACTTACAATTACATGTCG CCTGAACGAATTAGCGGGGGAACATATGACTATAGCAGTGATATATGGAGTTTGGGCTTGGTAGTACTTGAATGTGCCATTGGAAGGTTTCCTTATTTGCAGTCTGAAGAGCAGCAAAGTTGGCCAAGCTTTTATGAACTTCTAGAGGCAATTGTAGCAAAGCCACCGCCTTCTGCTCCACCTGATCAATTTTCCCCCGAGTTCTGTTCCTTCGTTTCTGCTTG CATTAAGAAGGACCCTAAAGAAAGATCATCATCATTAGATCTTCTG AATCATCCTTTCATCAAGAAATTCGAAGAGAAAGACATTGATGTCGGGATTCTCGTAGGCAGCTTGGATCCTCCGGTAAGTTTTCCtagatga